In Sulfitobacter sp. W027, a single window of DNA contains:
- a CDS encoding cytochrome c biogenesis CcdA family protein, which translates to MFEISLLDAGLLPAMTIALIAGIFSFLSPCVLPIVPPYLAYMGGVSINDMSSQSSARRRAVVAALFFVLGLSTVFILLGFTASAFGMFFLQNQALFAKISGVVIIVFGLHFVGLFRIPFLDQEARLDAGDKGGSSFGAYVLGLAFAFGWTPCIGPQLGAILSLAASEASVSRGTLLLGVYAAGLGIPFLLAAMFITRAMTLMNRIKPHMKLIERIMGGLLVLVGLALLTGAFTTFSFWLLETFPILATVG; encoded by the coding sequence ATGTTTGAAATCAGCCTCCTCGACGCCGGGCTTTTGCCCGCCATGACAATCGCCCTGATCGCCGGGATTTTCAGCTTCCTGTCGCCCTGCGTTCTGCCCATTGTGCCTCCCTATCTGGCCTATATGGGGGGCGTGTCGATTAACGACATGTCCAGCCAATCCAGCGCCCGGCGGCGCGCGGTCGTAGCGGCGTTGTTCTTTGTGCTGGGGCTGAGCACGGTGTTCATCCTTTTGGGCTTTACCGCCTCGGCGTTCGGGATGTTCTTTCTGCAAAATCAGGCGCTCTTTGCCAAAATCTCAGGCGTGGTGATCATTGTCTTTGGCCTGCATTTTGTGGGTCTGTTCCGCATACCGTTTCTTGATCAAGAGGCGCGTTTGGACGCAGGTGATAAAGGTGGATCGAGTTTCGGTGCCTATGTTCTGGGGCTGGCTTTCGCCTTTGGCTGGACGCCCTGTATTGGCCCGCAGCTCGGCGCGATCCTGTCGCTCGCGGCCAGTGAGGCCTCAGTCTCTCGCGGGACGCTTTTGCTGGGCGTCTATGCGGCAGGTCTTGGTATTCCCTTTCTATTGGCCGCTATGTTCATCACCCGCGCGATGACACTGATGAACCGGATCAAACCGCATATGAAACTGATTGAACGGATCATGGGCGGGCTGCTGGTTCTGGTGGGGCTGGCGCTGCTGACTGGGGCTTTCACGACCTTCTCTTTCTGGCTGCTAGAGACCTTCCCAATCCTCGCCACGGTGGGATAA
- a CDS encoding sulfurtransferase TusA family protein, with protein MKIEKLDATGLLCPLPVLKARKRLAALAPGDQLHMHADDPAAVIDVPHFCVEAGHELTETRTEGAVELYVITKGG; from the coding sequence ATGAAGATCGAAAAACTAGATGCCACGGGGCTGCTCTGCCCCCTGCCCGTGCTGAAAGCCCGCAAGCGACTGGCCGCTTTGGCGCCGGGCGATCAACTCCATATGCATGCTGATGATCCGGCTGCCGTGATCGATGTGCCGCATTTTTGCGTTGAGGCCGGGCATGAGTTGACCGAAACCCGGACCGAAGGCGCGGTGGAACTCTACGTCATTACAAAGGGCGGCTAA
- a CDS encoding ribonuclease E/G translates to MSKKMLIDATHAEETRVVVVDGNKVEEFDFESENKRQLAGNIYLAKVTRVEPSLQAAFVDYGGNRHGFLAFSEIHPDYYQIPVADRQALLEEERAYAEAQAAKDDEDEKPKRTRSRSRSRSKSQAVDTKSDDAVATTEVAEENSDQIAGMETVDLDSEEGSSPMERVAETPVEEPENDNDATDASADAQDAATASDDANGDDDAGHDATAKDDSIESVADEDDSEDIRPIRKPRPRRYKIQEVIKVRQILLVQVVKEERGNKGAALTTYLSLAGRYCVLMPNTARGGGISRKITNAADRKKLKEIATEIEVPKGAGLIVRTAGAKRTKAEIKRDYEYLQRLWEQIRELTLKSIAPAKIYEEGDLIKRSIRDLYNREIDEIHVEGERGYRIAKDFMKMIMPSHAKNVKLYNESLPLFARYQVESYLSGMFNPTVQLPSGGYIVIGVTEALVAIDVNSGRATKEGSIEQTALKTNLEAAAEVARQLRLRDLAGLIVIDFIDMDERKNNAAVEKMMKDKLKTDRARIQVGRISGFGLMEMSRQRLRPGMIEATTQPCHACHGTGLVRSDDNLALSIIRQIEEEGTRRRSREVLVRAPVGIANFLMNQKREHIANIEMRYGMSVRIEGDPTLVSPDFHIEKFKTATRTVPPVSDHIVSVDTSLMDQIDEDESAAEAEEEEATAAQEAAQSENGNGNSGENGEEGEGKSKRRRRRRRSRGGRGRNGNGDQQNGAEVQNGAQEQDAADSDDSDKAQPVEAQASQTDGDDAPATEEKPKPKTRSRSRKPKAEVAPEAEPAPLALAAAEGDEPKVTAEAEVEGAPKPKAKRSRGSRAKKPKAEAEAAEGTVTADAVAAEEEAAPAPKPKRRSRAKAKPAEPVAEAAPDAKAEALPSDAPIAAPSPETATPVAEEPQPAPQPEPVPQTVAAEAPAAEATPEPAAEQVQEQPVEKPKPKRRGWWSLGS, encoded by the coding sequence ATGTCTAAGAAAATGCTTATCGATGCCACCCACGCCGAGGAAACTCGCGTCGTGGTCGTGGATGGAAACAAGGTCGAAGAATTCGATTTTGAATCAGAAAACAAACGCCAGCTTGCCGGCAATATCTATCTAGCCAAGGTTACGCGCGTCGAGCCGTCGCTTCAGGCGGCCTTTGTGGACTATGGCGGCAACCGTCATGGCTTCCTCGCTTTTTCGGAAATTCACCCCGATTATTACCAGATTCCCGTGGCCGACCGTCAGGCGCTGCTGGAAGAAGAGCGCGCCTATGCTGAAGCGCAGGCCGCCAAGGACGACGAGGACGAGAAACCCAAGCGCACCCGTTCGCGGTCGCGCAGTCGGTCAAAAAGCCAAGCGGTTGACACCAAAAGCGATGATGCCGTCGCTACCACTGAGGTCGCCGAAGAGAACAGCGATCAAATCGCCGGTATGGAAACCGTCGATCTGGACAGCGAAGAGGGCAGCTCGCCCATGGAGCGGGTCGCTGAGACCCCGGTGGAAGAGCCCGAGAACGACAATGACGCGACGGATGCAAGTGCCGATGCGCAGGATGCAGCGACCGCGTCCGATGATGCAAATGGTGACGACGACGCCGGTCACGACGCCACAGCCAAAGACGATTCCATAGAATCTGTTGCGGACGAAGATGACAGCGAAGACATTCGCCCAATCCGCAAACCGCGCCCGCGTCGGTACAAAATTCAAGAAGTAATCAAGGTCCGCCAGATTCTGTTGGTTCAGGTCGTCAAGGAAGAACGCGGCAACAAGGGTGCGGCGCTGACCACTTACCTCAGCCTCGCGGGCCGCTACTGCGTGCTGATGCCGAACACTGCCCGTGGCGGCGGCATCTCGCGCAAGATCACTAATGCGGCGGACCGCAAGAAACTGAAGGAAATCGCGACCGAGATCGAGGTGCCGAAAGGGGCCGGCCTGATCGTGCGCACGGCGGGTGCCAAACGTACCAAGGCCGAGATCAAGCGCGACTACGAATACCTGCAGCGCCTTTGGGAGCAGATCCGCGAGCTGACGCTGAAATCCATCGCGCCCGCGAAAATCTACGAAGAAGGCGACCTGATCAAACGCTCGATCCGCGACCTCTACAACCGCGAGATTGACGAGATCCACGTCGAGGGCGAGCGTGGCTACCGCATCGCCAAGGACTTCATGAAGATGATCATGCCGTCCCACGCCAAGAACGTGAAGCTCTATAACGAGAGCCTGCCGCTCTTCGCCCGCTATCAGGTCGAAAGCTACCTCTCAGGCATGTTCAACCCGACAGTGCAATTGCCCTCGGGCGGCTACATCGTGATCGGCGTGACCGAAGCGCTGGTGGCGATCGACGTGAACTCGGGCCGGGCCACCAAGGAAGGTTCGATCGAGCAGACCGCGCTCAAGACCAACCTCGAGGCCGCCGCCGAAGTGGCACGTCAGCTGCGTCTGCGTGACCTCGCGGGCCTGATCGTGATCGACTTCATCGACATGGACGAGCGCAAGAACAACGCCGCCGTCGAAAAGATGATGAAAGACAAGCTCAAGACCGACCGCGCGCGCATCCAGGTGGGCCGTATCTCGGGCTTCGGCCTGATGGAGATGAGCCGCCAGCGCCTGCGCCCCGGCATGATCGAGGCGACGACCCAGCCTTGCCATGCCTGCCACGGCACCGGCCTTGTGCGTTCGGACGACAACCTCGCGCTGTCGATCATCCGCCAGATCGAGGAAGAGGGCACCCGCCGCCGCTCCCGCGAGGTATTGGTCCGCGCACCGGTGGGCATCGCCAACTTCCTGATGAACCAGAAGCGCGAGCATATCGCCAACATCGAGATGCGCTATGGCATGTCGGTGCGGATCGAAGGCGACCCGACGCTGGTGAGCCCCGACTTCCACATCGAGAAGTTCAAGACTGCCACCCGCACCGTGCCACCCGTGTCGGATCATATCGTGTCGGTCGATACATCGCTGATGGATCAGATTGACGAGGACGAGAGCGCCGCAGAGGCCGAAGAGGAAGAGGCAACCGCCGCGCAGGAGGCTGCCCAATCCGAGAATGGAAATGGGAATAGCGGCGAGAATGGTGAAGAGGGCGAGGGCAAGTCCAAGCGCCGCCGCCGCCGCCGTCGCAGCCGGGGTGGCCGTGGCCGTAATGGCAATGGCGACCAGCAGAATGGTGCAGAGGTCCAGAATGGTGCTCAGGAGCAGGACGCCGCAGACTCGGACGACAGCGACAAGGCCCAGCCGGTAGAAGCTCAAGCGTCCCAGACCGATGGCGATGATGCGCCTGCCACTGAAGAAAAGCCTAAGCCTAAAACTCGGAGCCGGTCGCGCAAGCCCAAAGCTGAAGTGGCCCCCGAAGCGGAACCCGCACCCCTGGCGCTTGCCGCAGCCGAAGGCGATGAGCCAAAGGTCACTGCAGAAGCCGAGGTTGAAGGCGCACCAAAGCCCAAGGCCAAACGCAGCCGTGGCAGCCGCGCCAAGAAGCCCAAGGCTGAGGCAGAGGCTGCAGAAGGCACCGTGACGGCAGACGCCGTAGCGGCAGAGGAAGAGGCCGCACCCGCCCCGAAACCCAAGCGCCGCAGCCGTGCCAAGGCGAAACCGGCCGAGCCGGTGGCCGAAGCTGCGCCTGATGCAAAGGCTGAAGCTTTGCCCAGTGACGCGCCAATCGCGGCACCGTCGCCGGAAACGGCAACGCCTGTCGCGGAAGAGCCGCAGCCTGCGCCTCAACCCGAGCCTGTCCCGCAGACCGTAGCTGCTGAGGCTCCGGCAGCGGAAGCCACGCCTGAACCCGCTGCGGAACAGGTCCAAGAGCAGCCCGTCGAGAAACCCAAGCCCAAGCGCCGGGGCTGGTGGTCGCTGGGCAGCTGA